The Prionailurus viverrinus isolate Anna chromosome B1, UM_Priviv_1.0, whole genome shotgun sequence genome includes the window AAATGTGAGCGTGGCCTTAAAACAATGGGCACCAAGCTCATGCCAACAGGAAGTGGACTGTTTTCATGTCTCCCATTAAGGGCACACTCCTAGCCCCTACTTAGAGCCCTGGAGGGAAATGGATAAGGAATAATTTTCCAGACTGGAAGCCATTGAGGGTAATAAACAAGGGACTCCCTTGCCAGAGAGCAGAATCAGGATCTGATCAAGGAACTTCCTTCTCCACCATCAGAGACAGACTCTTCTCAGGGTCTCCCAGGAATATCCCACAGTTGGTTTGAATCAATACATTTCCCTTTATTCCTCTTTCCaagttgagagtttttatttgggttttctgaCCTCACCACACCATTATAAATGGGAAGAAGTGAGGGTGAGAGCAAATAATTTGCCCATCAGTTTAGACGTCGTCACACTATTTAGAAGCCACATCTAAAACTGATGGACCTTAATAGAGATCCTGGATTTTGAGCTGAATCAGTAACTGGTAAGGACGGGTTGAGTATGTTCTTTGTGCAGGAAGAAGGTTGTGCACAGAGACTTAATAATAGCAAGAGAAAAGGGCTATGGCTGTGGCTGCGAGTTGCTACCAAAATCCTCTATGTGCTTCTATGGTAAGAAAGTTGTAGCTGGAATATGGCTTCCAGCCAAAGACTACATCTCTCAGCTTCTCCATCTAGATGTAATGAAGTCTCCATGCCATTGGAATGTGAGAAAACCTACGTGCCAACAGGCCCAACACTTAAAACCTTGCAAATGTGTCCCATGAAGCCATGTTTGAAAGTGGCAGAGCTATCCTCCATTCAAGCCCCCGAGTCATATGTGGAACAAAGTCCACTAGCTTGCAATGCTTACCTCACAACCGTTAGTTGGGAGAAAAACTTCTATATTATCAATGCATTCTTGCTACAGGAGCTTAGCCTAACCTAAACATTACAACCACCTTTTCCTGACAATCTTGGATCTTCCTCtgaattctttgcttttattttaaaaattcatgtacagggacacctgggtgggctcatttggttaagcatccaacttcggctcaggtcatgatcttgtggtttgtgagtctgagcccacgtctggctctgtgctgagagctcagagcctggagcctgcttcagattctgttgtctccctctctctctgcccctccgctgctcatgctctgtgtgtctctctctcaaatataaataaacattaaaaaaatgtttttaaaaataaaaatcaatgtataatATCCTCTTAATATCCTctaacatttgttttaataaaaatattccccTAAACATAAAGTAACTGGTACTTAAATAAGATATGCTACTTATCCTGTAGCTTTGAACAACCCTGGATACACCACTACGTCATTATACACACCACAGTTACtatattaacacacacacaatctctgaAACAGGTTTTTATTAAACAGTAAAGCAAAACTGGAACACAAGTTTAAATGTTTGTAAATTAGGTCACAAAAGGGATGCAAAATGTTTGCAGTATAACTATTATATTCATACAGCTGAAGTCATTCATCGAATCTTACACCAATACAAACGTTAAGATTATTCCATGATTAAAAGTAGCCCAAATCTAATAACCAAAACTATATTAGCGGATCTCTCTtcctatttaacattttaacattacTTCTGATATTAATTTTCTTACCAAATGGAATCTACAAACTAAATTTCTTGAAACTGTCAAAGAGTGACTAAAACTCTGCAAACCAAGTAgttaggtttacagaaaattCTGGGGAAGTAGTGAGATtaaaatactgagaaaatatCACTTAGTATACACGTAAAACTCCTCCATTTTGTTCATGATTCTGACACTAATACACCCTCAAGGGATTTTGCAAAAGTTGATCTGCTGGGTACCACAAAGAAACCTTGAGACTAAACTCTTTGTAACTGTTCTCTTCTAGGTGTGGTTGACCTAAGGTTAGTCACATTTAATCTACTTTCATATTCATATATTCCCCAAAAGATATCGTCTGTGCCACAGATCACACGAATCTGGAGTGAAAACATTTGGAGCTGGTTACTACTGTTTGCCCAGTACCTTTCCCATCCCATTTCTGTTCTATTTCAAACATATAACCGGAGCTCATCTTTTCAGATACCAAGTGCATTAGCTGTGCAAAAGGAAGTTTTTAACAACAGACCTTCCCAATTTGATAACTCAGTTGCAAAGAAAAGTCTTCATATTTATGGCCTCTGTTTTCAATCAATTAAAGACAAACCAACAATCCTATCTTATTACTAACTATGACAAGCCCTAACTGAGAAAGCGTCTTATTTTGGTTAAGTTTCAACAATTCAAGCTCAGGTTACTCTCACAGATGATTAACTAGTAAAATTACTTTTACAAATGTGAAACCAATTTTTTCCTTAggggaagggaaatgggaaggaagaagcaAATGGAGAAGAGGCACAACATGGTAGACAGGGTACATAAAGCTGTGCGTTCAGTACATGATTTTGGTCACTTTTCACAACACGGTGGTTATTTTCTTGTATCTCTTAATATGCCTATAACAAAAGACAGTGCTAAACCTATAAATCAAAGCAAATTTgataaaacattcattttcaagtttcataaatatatgcatttctaATTATAAAGTCTCTACAATACATTAGCACATTTTCATAGACTAACATATTATACACAAGCTCATGGAAGTCTTCTGTTATGCTCTTAATTTTGCCTAGATCTGATATTATCTTCATAAATATTCAATTAAGCCACAAACAAAAGTACTATAACTTTTTGAACCTAtccaagttttaaagaaaaaaagatcagcaGCAATTCCATAAAACAGAAGGGATGTCAATCCCttactttcttttgctttttgtgtcaGTTGTTTGAAAAACACTAGAAGCTGACATGAGGTTTTCTATATATTGTCCAAGAACTTGGTTTTCTGATTTTAGCTTCAGATTTTCTTCCTTAACTGCATCTACTCTTGCGGAGAGgtctatattaaaaataaaaaagcccatTATCAATAAAATAATGGCAATGACTCCATATCATAAAAGACTTAAGATTCATTCTTAAAATAGATAACATgatctttaaattttctgtttttaaattcaagtaacTTTAGAATTCAGGTGAACAAAGTAAACTGAGTGCCGGTCAATAgctaaaattcttaaaaagtgaTTTCACATTAGACTAAATGTTATTCTTGGTAAACAGCATTTATGTTGGGTGGTTATTTCTTTAAATGgttatttctaaaaaatacagACTCAGTTTTTTCACCAAAATGTGAATTTTGGTTCATGCCTTAACATAAAAACTAACATGTTTGCTAGAAACGCTTCAGAAAATGTGGCAGGCAAATACAACTTGCTTTATACACGGACTATAGAAAGTCAGTTTCCAAGCaatgaaatattttgcatttttaccttAGTAAGAAATTCAAAAGACACAGCTCCTAATGATCAAATAAAACATCAcctccattcattcacttaacaactAAGTATTGGGTGCCCTCTAAgagtcaggcactgttctagaggCAACAGTAACAAAAGCCCTTGCCTTcccagagcttacattctaatatGCATGTGAACACATGTGCATTTAGGGGGTCccaagtaaaaggaaaaaaaagaagggtaaGAGTGGTACGAAGCAAAAGGGAAGTTgccctttgaaattttttttaatgtttatttatttattttattttttttttttaattttttttttttagaagaagctggggatcttttttttccccaacgtttttttttaatttatttttgggacagagagagcagagcatgaacgggggagggacagagagagagggagacacagaatcggaaacaggctccaggctctgagccatcagcccagagcccgacgcggggcttgaactcacggaccgcgagatcgtgacctggctgaagtcggacgcccaaccgactgcgccacccaggcgccccaaatgtttatttatttttgagagagacagagatagagcgtgagcaggggaggagcagagagagagggagacacagaatccgaagcaggctccaggttctgagctgtcagcccagagcctgactcagggcccgaactcacagaccgtgagatcatgacctgagctgaaattggatgctcaactgactgagccacccaggagcccctgaagttGCCCTTTTATATAGTATAGTCAGGGATAGCTATTTTGATAAAGGGAATTTGACCAGAGAcctaaaggaaggaaatgagccaTACAGAACGCAAACACCTAAGGGAAAGATTCAAGACCCTAAGTAGAAGCATGCTgaaagaacagcaaggaggccagtgtctGAGGCAGAATGTATGAGGCAGACAGTGTGACATGACTGACTCTGAAAGGTAAAAAGTAACAGGTTTCCAGAGAGTAACCTGGCTTTTATTAACTGTGAAATAGGAAGCCAGTGAAATGACACGATCTGCTCACCCTGctgttacaaaagaaaaaaaaaaaacccacaacctcTTAATTTCACTAAAAACCGAGATGTTTcaggacacccgggtggctcggttggttgaacatccaactttggctcaagtcacaatctcagggtttgtgagtttgagccccacattgggcaggctgctgtcagtgcagagcctgcttcagatcccctgtccccctctctggttctcccctgctcactctcgcactccctctcaaaaataaataaacattaaaaaaaacaagatgtttCACTGGTAGCATTAATTTTATGCAagacatttagaaaatgaaaacaaacctcAGATCAATTTACTTTTAATCTCTGAAGctaaaacactttttattttaatataagctTTATTAAAGTGGACTTAGTAATAACACAATGCTTAAAAGGGGCTCTCATGTAATAAACAGCATTACCTTAAACCCAGAGGGATGCATAAGAACACTATTTGACTTTCTCATTGAAGCACACCTCTTCTTTAAAATCACCAGCCAAAGATGCAGGCAGGAGGGGGAAAACATTATCGAAATGGACTTTGAAGTTTATACTTTCAAAAACTGGGGGCACGGTAACAAAATTTAGCAACATAAATGCTTACAATTTCAACTAAGTGGATGTTAttcaagaaaactacaaaatggaGGCTCACCTTCAAGTGTGTGTTGAAGTTCCAACACTTGATTAATAAGTCGCGTTTTTTCCTCCAGTTCCACCTGATTTTCAGCATCAACTGCTGTAATACAAAGGTTTGCATTGACTATTAATTAACGTTAGGTACCATTTGTGTAGTGCAGCACTTAAAGTCATACaaaatgtttcatctttgttATCTTACTTGCCTTACACAAGAACCCTGTAAAGGAAAAAGTTATATGCCCACATGGCAGATATGTGTTGCCAACATCAATTCTTTCTAGAACTAGACAGTATATAAGTCAGTAAATTAGCCAAATCCAACCCCTCTAAATAttgcttctctgttctttctgttgCTGTATTAAGCCAAAAGCATCCACAAAACCAGGaacatacaaaaaggaaaataaagaacataCCATCCATGTCAGCATTCATCATCTCGGGTAACAAACTTTTGGGCCTTGGATACAAAATCCTTGATGAATCGTctgcaataagaaaaagaaaccgaCACATATAGCAATAACATACCATTgtacatttatcaaaattttttaaaggagataatgATCAATAGTAGCAAAGTtatggaagaacaaatacaaaatattagacacaaattttaaatatgtatcttcTTAGAAAGCAGTATGGTAATAAATTACActcataaaaacatttaaatattttctactaaGCAATTTTGCCCTTGGAAATTTAGCCTaaggaaaattacaaagaaggaaaaattatatacataaaatcttCACTTCAACCTTATTTACAACCCACCAAATTGGAAACAACATAAACTGCCCATTCAGTCTGTAATTGCTGTAGTTTCTAATTGAGTGGGTACTAAAAATAATTAGGATGACTATAATAACATAGAAGAATGTTTATAAAATGGTGTCTTCATTGATGTAAAtcatgtaaaatatacataaatacaaataaagagaacagcaaaataaaaaaagctcTTCTATTAAGGATGATAGTAGGGATGAAAAcatatgtgtttaaaaatatttttcatcattaaagtattattttatatatactgtttaaaactttttattgatAACGTTCAAGAGAAAAATACTAGTTATCTGAAACATTAATGTGggataaatgaaaatatcaaccTGTTACATCCTAGTTatagttaaaacaaaaataggatgTGTATAAGTAAAACGTTAACATTTTATTGTTCCTATAAAAGGTTTCAAAATATTAAAGCATAAAATTCTTATGAAATACGTTGTGCTCTATAGCTAACATTCATTTCATATTCGGTGTGTTCAAGAGTTATTAAATAAACCAGATTATTACTGGTCACCAATCTAACCTACTCACTGAAGCAATTTAGACCTGTCAATATTGTTACTCTTTCAACAAATTATTTATGGAGCACCTCTTATACCCAAAGCATTGTTATGCTTCCATATACTAAACAGTGgaacccagacctactgaacaAGGATGTCGACATTCTAGAACTAGAATCACATTAAAGAGTTTTCAGATACTGGCATGAATGTGAAGATAAAATGCTCAGTGTACGTACATATGAACTATCTCTGAAATAAGACATCACATAttattctaaaaaagaaagacattaaacATCCTACACATAGCATTATTAAAGAATTAACTAGCTACAAATGATGTAAAATTGATTTCATGCTTAATAAATCTACTCCCAAGTCTTCTGACATCTTTCTACTTCTCTAGAATTAGTTACTCTCCCCTTCATATGTTATTCACATGGTTTTAATTCTCAGGTTCTGTGTACTTCAGAGAAAGCTGACACATATATTTGTGATATATGTACGtgttatatacatattacatgtgcattatatatatacatacatacgtagtatatgtacatatgtaatatatatataaaatatctctgAAGTGCAAGGAACCTgagaatatatatgtaattaattaaatatatattaataatatatacacataatatgttaatatgtaatatgtatcgGTACATCTACATAAATCCAAGTAGACTAATtactaaaaatctttttaaaaattatttatttatttattttaaagtttcatttattttgagagacagtgtgcatgcatgtgtgagtgggggaggggcagagagagagagagagggaatatctcaggccctgccccatcagcatggagccagatgcagggctcaaactcagaaaccaggagatcatgacctgagcggaaatcaagagttccacactcagctgactgagccacccaggcgcccccaaaaattcTTTATTCAACTTACTATAATATGCGAAGCCCACACTTCAAAAATTATCCCTCTCCATTCAATCACCAACATATCTCTTTACAACTGAAGAGGAAGAGTGTTAACAGTGAAAACTTTATTTGACACTTGCAATTTTCCTACCATTTCAACCACTGACCTGGCTAACACAGGTCTGGGAGGGATGACATAGGCCACAGCCAAAAGCAAAAGTGATCTTGAGAGTACTCAGCCAACAATAGCCTGCAGCTTGGCTATTTCCCCTGCTAAGTAATATACAAAAAGTACTTCAAATTtctaatatttgcttttaaaaatacagctaaaacaaaattttcatgaCAAATGAGAAGCGTTGTAAGATACATAAGCCAAGCAACAGATAATCATGCAATCAATACAAATGACTTTGATATCAGATTTCGTATAGGGATATGgtatatttttcttgcttatgTTTCAATCTAACACGAAAAGTAAAAAATCTACAAAAGCAAACTGTTCCAAACTGATCAATGTAATCATGAAGCCAGTTTCTGAAATTTTGGCCACATGTAAACCAAACAATAGAAAATCTTTGTATGGTTTATCAACAGTTTGACTTCAtctgaaaaaatgaaggaaaaaaaggcagaaaaatgggGTGGAGGGGGATTAGAGGAAAAATGAAGCTTAGAAACACACACTGAAGACTGGGGTGTCAATGCCACAGAAGCCAGGCAGGCACAAGGACAGTGCTATGGGATCGACAACACAACCTGAGAGAACACCATTCATATCATAGTCCATGTAAGACTGCACTTGAGTCTTGCACAGTGCAAAATCTGCCCTACTGTATGTGGCAGCCTTGTACAAAAGGGTATTCATGATTCTTTAATAAAAGAGAGAGGAGTATTGCCAGCTGCCTCtgcacaacaacaaaaaagacaaataacaattTTCTCTTATTATGATATGATTAAATAGCCTGGCCTCAAAATGCTTTCTTGCATATATTCAAGTTTTTTCAGTAAATTTAGAGTAAcaaactgatttattttatatataagatcAGAAGGTTCATTGAGCTCTTTGTACCAAAGCAATTTAGCCacagattttttctttcaaaataagatCAATCTTCAAACTTCATGATGTCTACATTAGCACATTAGACTGAgtttttcaactataaaatgttttttaatctataGTTGCTATCATATCAATCCAATTTCATGTGAAATGCACTTTTTAGAGTTCACTGTCAATTCTTCTGTTCCTATACATAAATGCAAATCTGATGTGAAAAGAAAATCCGGACCAAAGTATCTCAAGTGTGAGGACACTGAAATGAATGTGGGGTGCTAAGGCTGATCTGTTTTTCCTAAGGCTGCCTTAGTTCCAAAATGATTACGGTTCTGAGATTTGTCAACTCTGACTCAAGCCTAGATTGGATCTCAGAAGTGTTTCTCAAAAATTGCAGTAAATTTTCCAAGGGATgcaagtgctgatgcataggggcacttgtaccccaatgtttatagcagcacgctcaacaatagccaaattatggaaagagactaaatgtccatcaactgatgaatggataaagaaattgtggtttatatgcacaatggaatactacctggcaatgagaaagaatgaaatatggccttttgtagcaacgtggatggaactggagagtgttatgctaagtgaaataagtcatacagagaaagacagataccatatggtttcactcttatgtggatcctgagaaacttaacagaagaccatgtgggataggaaggaaaaaaaaagttagagagggagagagccaaaacataagagactcttaaaaactgagaataaactgagggttgatggggggtgggagggaggagagggtgggtgatgggcattgaggagggcaccttatgggatgagtactgggtgttgtatggaaaccaatctgacaataaatttcatattaaaaccaaaacaaaacaaaacaaattgcaGTAAATTTTGATGCCTATCTTCATCTAGCCTTGGTCAGTGGAAGAGAACCTAGAACTATTTTGATAATTTAAGTCCTGGATGTAAAAGGTATGGAGAGAACAAGGGTCAGGAAGTGTGACAAACATTAGGACGGACCCATCTTCCATGCCCACACACTTGTGACCAAAGACTACTGTTTTACCAAAGTAGACCTCTACCTTCTTTTATAGTACCCTGAATAGTACCACTGTTAAGAGGCAGTGTAGCACAGTGATTaagaacataaatttttattacCTGTatttaaatcctagctctgctATTTATAAGCTCTGGAACCTCGAGCAAGGTTAtacctcagcctcagtttcctcatctgtaaaatgaggataagagTATATACCTCATAGTTTTGTTGTCAAGAATTTAATGAGTTCATACATATAACGTGCTTGCAATGGTACCTTGTACAAAGAAGGTATTGAATAATATTAGCTGttatcttctctcccttttgACTCTAATTCAGGCcacaaaaagaaattttggaaaaatcatCTGGTCTAGCTGCCTCATTTCACCAATAAACAAACCAAGGCCAAAAGTAATAATGGCTTACCCAACATCACAAAATCACAGAAGTAGTTACTGCCAGAGCCAGGAGTACCCAGGCTAGTTTACCATTCCAGGTATGCTCACATCTGAGACCTAAGATTTTGAGAGTTAAGACTGACATGCCACCAACTTTTCTGCATCTAAAACTGACTGTGCGTTAATCaactaaatgctttacatatattattagtTCGTATTCATCAAATCAACAGGGCATCGTAATTTATGTTTGTGGATGCTATATCTCAGAAAGGCTATGTATCTGCCTTAGACTTCACAGCCAATGTTTGTACCAAGAATTTGAAGGCAGGTCTAACTATAAAGTTCCTGCTTTTCCACTATATAATggcaaaaaaactttaataacaGCCCTAATCTCAGTTTTCCAGATATTTTGCAATCTTTGATGTTAAATCCCTTTGATATTTTACTAAGCAACTGAAGATAAATTTCATTCCCTTCAAGCTGTATCAACTTTCAACATGAGTTTATCTGTTCAGGCTCCTTCAAGTTCTGAATTGTTCTGGTTAGATAAATGCAGTTTGAGATTCTACAAGATTAAGGAATTGATTTGATTGGCCCAATGAGGACAGGAACGGAAGCTAGAGTCCCAGAGAATGACTAGCTACCGTGAATTTAATCAATTGAGTACGGCAACAATATATAGGCACAGCTTTGGATCTTCAGGTACAGACTTACGGTGTCGGCAGCACAGCATTTTAACATTGTTACGTCATAATAGTGGTCTCGCTATATTGTGTAACAAAAGTCCTGCCTTTCAGAAATgtatcttctctctccttttcaatCCTAACTCCCCAAAACTTGCTCAGCAGGACCCTAAAGCCCAAGTAGAAACTAACCCGGGAGCTGCTTTCAGCCCCTGGAAAGCCGTCGCCAAGCCCTTATTTATCGCTCACTCGCCACCCTCCCCGCCTTGGCATCCTCTCCCCACAACCTGCGGGCTCTCGGCAGAGCACCCACGGACTAGTCCAGGCGTGCCAGGTGCCATTCCACCCAAACGCCCCTCCGCCGTCCCAATCAGGGCGGGAGGCTGGACAACGGCCTTCGACTCAGAAGAGACGGTGAGAAGGCGGCAGAACGTCCGCCTCAGAGATGAAAGCAGCCCCTCCCCAAAGGAACCTCTAGGCTCAATAATGAGAAGATGAGACGGAGGTTGCGCAGGGGCTCTGCAGACAGCCAGGCCTCCTCCGCCCACCAAATGCCCAGGCCCGAGGCCGCTCTTCCCGGGCCCCTGGTGCGCCGGATCGCGTCCAGTCTACCCCGCCCTCCAGGCCCTTGGCTGTACCGTGGCCGCAAACTCCAATAGCTCGAGGCCAGGCCCTCCGCCGCCCAAGACTGTCCTCACCTGCCGTTGGAGGCGCTGGGAgtgggagggatagagaggaCGCCTCAGGCCCCAACACTTTCACCAACCGGTACCGGCAGCTCCGCCCTCTGCGCCCACAGAGCGTGCGCGGAAACGGGAGTCCCGCCCTGTCCCGCCCCGTCCTGCCCCGTCTCCCACCAATCCCCACTCAAGAAGGCACGCCTGCGCATTAGCTGTACGACGCCCCAATCGTCCTTTGTCGAAGCCCAGGGATCCACCTTTTGCCATAACAAAAGGACGTTGGCATCCAATCAGGATTGAGGCTGATGTGGGCGGGTCCAGGAAAAACAACAGCCAATGGCAGTACAGAGGCGAAGTTAGGCGTGAGAAAGCCAGTCCCAGGAAAGCAGCCCTTCAGTCTCAGCAAGAGCCTGAAAATTGGGGTCAGAAATACAGTGTGGAAAATTCTGACAGCTGTCAGGAAGGAGGTTGGTAAAACCAAATGCCGGGGGAGAGAGAAGTCATTCAGAGTTAAGAAAAGGGTATTTGTGGGCGTGAAAGATAGATAAAGCCAGTATAATACTGTAGTACCTCAATTCAAAAAGCaaacttttccatatttttaaatttcccaaatACCCCTAGTGGATTGTTCCTCTCCGCCTCCTTTCCAAACGATTATTAAATCCATAGTGCACCTGaccatttaataatattttagaattgaGAAAATACTTTAACAGTACTTTGATATATAGAACTTTCGCTCACCTTCTCTCATTTTGATTCTCACAGCAACCCacagaaagaaactgaagcttaagaataaataaatgtcttgctcaaggtcatacattCAGTGTGAAATGCTGTGGCCAGGCTTTGGGATGTAATGTAATCTGGCTTGATAGCATTCATTGATATCTAGCACTTGACACAAAGCAGCATCCTGCTTgtgtttaatatttgttgagtacagGGTAgtaataccatattgttttggcTCTGGCACATTCTCCTGAGTTGTAGAGGTGAGCCTATGTCTgcctgtttcttgatttttcactTAGGGTTCAGTTTGCTGACATACCGCCTTAAtccttttaagaatatatatatatatatatatatatatatatatatatatatatatatatatgtgtgtgtgtgtgtgtatgtatacatatatgtgtgtatatatatgtatatatatgtatatacatatatatgtgtatatatgtatatatatgtatatacatatatatgtatatatatctaaaaaTCTTCCATTCAGTATTTGAGAACTGTATATTTGGCTGGAACTATGTGAcataatttgagaaaatatactAGAATGCAACACAggagctaaataaatggaaaataagaaagatccAGTGTATATCCAGTAGGAGtgtcaaaaagagaaattacagaCAATGGGTGTGAGCAGTATTCAAAGAATAATAACTAAGAATTTTTCAGGACTGTGGAATATTTGAATGCTCAGAATCAAGAAGCACTTAATTCTtgaacagatttaaaataaagaatttcataCCTGGACACATCCTGATGAAACTGCAGAACACCAAGACTAAGAAGTATTAAAAGAaactttgttgttgttagagCATAAAATATACATGCTGTTTAtagtataaaatacaaataacaaaaaaagtaccatcttcttattttatttttgatttgttttagagaaagagagcatggtaCACGaacagggggagaggggcagagggagagagagagaatcccaagcaggctctacactc containing:
- the SCOC gene encoding LOW QUALITY PROTEIN: short coiled-coil protein (The sequence of the model RefSeq protein was modified relative to this genomic sequence to represent the inferred CDS: deleted 1 base in 1 codon); protein product: MRRRAFLSGDWWETGQDGAGQGGTPVSRTLCGRRGRSCRYRLVKVLGPEASSLSLPLPAPPTADDSSRILYPRPKSLLPEMMNADMDAVDAENQVELEEKTRLINQVLELQHTLEDLSARVDAVKEENLKLKSENQVLGQYIENLMSASSVFQTTDTKSKRK